In a single window of the Longimicrobium sp. genome:
- the kdpA gene encoding potassium-transporting ATPase subunit KdpA, which produces MTANGWLQILFYCALVLLLAKPMGIYIHAVYEGRRRWLGPAETGIYRALGVDPDEDQHWTRYAAGMLLFGVVSMLATYAVLRLQAVLPLNPQGMAAVPDRQAFETAASFTTNTNWQSYGGESTMSYFSQMTQLAFHNFASAAAGMCVAFALARGIVRRSAGRLGSFWADLVRGTLYLFLPLSIILALVLVSRGVIQNFKPYDVVTTVEGVQQTLAMGPVASQEAIKQLGTNGGGFFNANAAHPFENPTPFTNLLSMLAIFLIPAGVVYAFGRMAGKPRHGWAILAAMFILFVAGTAVTYAAESAGNPIHAARGIDVAGVVEGHSAGNMEGKETRFGIVGSALYAVVTTAASCGAVNAMHDSFTPMGGLVPMVNMQLGEVIFGGVGAGLYGMLIFVVLTVFLAGLMVGRTPEYLGKKIGSREVQMTMLYVLAFPAVVLIMTAGASVMDAGLAGRNNAGPHGLSEMLYAFTSAGSNNGSAFAGLTGGTYFYNTMMGMAMLIGRFALVVPALALGGFLSERRVTPETAGTFPVDTPLFVGLLVSVILIVGALTYFPVLALGPVVEHLMMNAGWVF; this is translated from the coding sequence ATGACCGCCAACGGATGGCTCCAGATCCTCTTCTACTGCGCCCTCGTGCTCCTGCTGGCGAAGCCCATGGGCATCTACATCCACGCCGTCTACGAGGGGCGGCGGCGGTGGCTGGGCCCGGCGGAGACCGGGATCTACCGCGCGCTGGGGGTGGACCCCGATGAAGACCAGCACTGGACACGCTACGCGGCCGGCATGCTGCTCTTCGGCGTGGTGTCGATGCTGGCGACCTACGCCGTGCTGCGCCTGCAGGCCGTGCTGCCACTCAACCCGCAGGGGATGGCGGCCGTGCCGGACCGGCAGGCGTTCGAGACGGCGGCGTCCTTCACCACGAACACCAACTGGCAGAGCTACGGCGGTGAGAGCACGATGTCGTACTTCTCGCAGATGACGCAGCTCGCCTTTCACAACTTCGCCTCCGCGGCCGCGGGGATGTGCGTCGCGTTCGCCCTGGCGCGCGGCATCGTCCGGCGCTCGGCCGGACGGCTGGGCAGCTTCTGGGCGGACCTCGTCCGCGGGACGCTCTACCTGTTCCTCCCCCTCTCCATCATCCTGGCGCTCGTCCTGGTTTCGCGCGGCGTCATCCAGAACTTCAAGCCCTACGACGTGGTGACGACGGTCGAGGGCGTGCAGCAGACTCTGGCCATGGGGCCGGTAGCGTCGCAGGAGGCGATCAAGCAGCTGGGCACCAACGGCGGCGGCTTCTTCAACGCCAACGCGGCGCATCCGTTCGAGAATCCCACGCCGTTCACCAACCTGCTCTCCATGCTGGCGATCTTCCTGATTCCCGCCGGCGTCGTCTACGCGTTCGGGCGGATGGCGGGGAAGCCGCGCCACGGCTGGGCCATCCTCGCCGCGATGTTCATCCTTTTCGTCGCCGGAACGGCGGTGACCTATGCGGCCGAGTCCGCCGGCAACCCGATCCACGCCGCTCGCGGGATCGACGTGGCGGGCGTGGTGGAAGGCCACTCCGCGGGGAACATGGAGGGGAAGGAGACGCGGTTCGGCATCGTGGGCAGCGCGCTGTACGCCGTGGTGACGACAGCGGCCAGCTGCGGCGCCGTGAACGCCATGCACGACTCCTTCACGCCCATGGGCGGGCTGGTGCCCATGGTCAACATGCAGCTGGGCGAGGTCATTTTCGGCGGCGTGGGCGCGGGGCTGTACGGGATGCTGATCTTCGTGGTCCTCACCGTCTTCCTGGCGGGTCTGATGGTGGGGCGGACCCCGGAGTACCTGGGGAAGAAGATCGGGAGCCGCGAGGTGCAGATGACCATGCTTTACGTCCTCGCGTTTCCCGCGGTGGTGCTGATCATGACCGCCGGCGCATCGGTGATGGATGCCGGCCTCGCCGGGCGCAACAACGCCGGCCCGCACGGGCTCAGCGAAATGCTGTACGCCTTTACCTCCGCAGGCTCCAACAACGGCAGCGCCTTCGCGGGGCTTACGGGCGGCACCTACTTCTACAACACGATGATGGGGATGGCGATGCTGATCGGCCGCTTCGCCTTGGTCGTCCCGGCGCTCGCGCTGGGCGGCTTCCTCTCCGAGCGGCGGGTGACGCCGGAGACGGCGGGCACCTTTCCCGTCGACACGCCGCTCTTCGTGGGGCTGCTGGTGTCGGTGATCCTGATCGTGGGCGCGCTGACGTACTTCCCGGTACTCGCGCTGGGCCCTGTCGTCGAGCACCTGATGATGAACGCCGGGTGGGTGTTCTGA
- a CDS encoding sensor histidine kinase codes for MPRSREDVREALAWAPWIAALGALTAGLVAVRPSLDKAHVALAYLLLVLAASARGSRARGLALALLSFLCFNFFFLLPYGTFVIHRALDWLVLFSYLAVTTVATQLLYRARREAEEAGRRAAEIDRLATLGAETLNAGRADQALHAIAEVIRSTLGMGACEIWLRDDSGGVRPGARAGGEAEAGPDAPGKGATAAALADDRVVPVVERLDGTVRMLPDGGDLVPAVDDARGLSLPLRVRGRTVGVLRVTREGGITLDAAQRRFFAALSYYAALGAERVRLIADAERAEALREADRLKDALLASVSHDLRTPLTTIKALAHEMRGTGDERAVMIEEEADRLNRFVADLLDLSRLNAGELRVDAQVVAAEDLVGAALQRVAGPLHDREVRASVEPGDPLLLGRFDFVHSLRVLVNLLENAHKYAPPGTPIDFVATREGDRLAFEIADRGPGIPPSEVEHVFAPFYRARGAVPDADRAGLGLSIARRLAEVQGGSLLHETRAGGGSVFIFTVPTATLPDEAAGR; via the coding sequence GTGCCTAGATCGCGCGAGGATGTCCGCGAGGCGCTGGCGTGGGCGCCCTGGATCGCCGCCCTGGGCGCGCTCACGGCAGGGCTGGTGGCCGTGCGTCCATCTCTCGACAAGGCGCACGTGGCCCTGGCGTACCTGCTGCTGGTGCTCGCGGCCAGCGCCCGGGGCAGCCGCGCCCGCGGGCTGGCGCTCGCTCTTCTCTCGTTCCTCTGCTTCAACTTCTTCTTCCTTCTCCCATACGGCACCTTCGTCATCCACAGGGCGCTGGACTGGCTGGTGCTGTTCAGCTACCTCGCCGTGACCACGGTGGCGACCCAGCTCCTGTATCGCGCACGCCGCGAAGCCGAAGAGGCTGGGCGCCGTGCCGCGGAGATCGACCGTCTCGCCACGCTCGGGGCCGAGACGCTGAACGCCGGCCGGGCGGACCAGGCGCTGCACGCGATCGCGGAAGTGATCCGGTCTACGTTGGGGATGGGAGCCTGCGAGATCTGGCTGCGGGACGATTCCGGCGGCGTCCGTCCAGGCGCCCGCGCAGGCGGCGAAGCCGAAGCAGGCCCGGATGCCCCTGGCAAGGGCGCGACGGCCGCGGCGCTGGCGGACGACCGCGTCGTTCCGGTTGTGGAGCGGCTGGATGGAACCGTTCGGATGCTGCCGGACGGTGGCGACCTGGTGCCGGCGGTGGATGACGCGCGCGGCCTCTCCCTCCCGCTTCGCGTTCGTGGCCGCACCGTCGGCGTGCTCCGTGTGACGCGCGAAGGCGGGATCACCCTGGACGCGGCGCAGCGGCGGTTCTTCGCGGCCCTGTCGTACTACGCCGCGCTGGGCGCCGAGCGGGTGCGGCTGATCGCCGACGCCGAGCGGGCGGAGGCGCTGCGCGAGGCGGACCGGCTGAAGGACGCGCTGCTCGCGTCGGTGTCGCACGACCTGCGCACGCCGCTCACGACGATCAAGGCGCTCGCCCACGAGATGCGCGGCACCGGGGACGAGCGCGCGGTGATGATCGAGGAAGAGGCGGACAGGTTGAACCGCTTTGTGGCGGACCTGCTGGACCTGTCGCGGCTGAACGCGGGGGAGCTGCGGGTCGACGCCCAGGTGGTCGCGGCGGAGGATCTCGTCGGCGCGGCGCTCCAACGCGTCGCCGGTCCCCTCCACGACCGCGAGGTGCGGGCGAGCGTAGAGCCGGGTGATCCACTGCTGCTGGGACGCTTCGACTTCGTCCACTCGCTGCGCGTCCTGGTGAACCTGCTGGAGAACGCGCACAAGTACGCTCCGCCGGGCACACCCATCGACTTTGTCGCGACGCGAGAGGGGGATCGTCTCGCTTTCGAGATCGCGGACCGCGGACCGGGGATCCCGCCTTCCGAGGTGGAGCATGTGTTCGCGCCGTTCTACCGCGCTCGCGGGGCCGTGCCCGACGCCGATAGAGCGGGACTGGGCCTGTCCATCGCACGGCGGCTGGCGGAGGTGCAGGGTGGTTCGCTCCTGCACGAGACCCGCGCCGGCGGCGGAAGCGTCTTCATCTTTACGGTACCCACGGCGACCCTTCCGGATGAGGCGGCGGGCCGATGA
- the kdpC gene encoding potassium-transporting ATPase subunit KdpC produces MKNQIRPAVVGTLVLMLITGALYPGVVTALAQVIFPRQANGSLVEADGRVVGSELIGQPFAGPAYFHPRPSAAGSGYDGGASGGTNKGPTDRKLADTLITQSVAQAVEAEGAQPGRVPADMATRSASGLDPHISPANAALQVARVAHSRGVDAARVQALVARHTEGRTLGLLGEPQVNVLLLNLALDRETERPAAAPAPTRP; encoded by the coding sequence ATCAAGAACCAGATCCGCCCCGCCGTCGTCGGCACGCTGGTGCTGATGCTGATCACGGGCGCGCTGTACCCCGGCGTCGTCACGGCGCTGGCGCAGGTGATCTTTCCCCGGCAGGCCAATGGCTCGCTCGTCGAAGCTGACGGGCGGGTGGTGGGGAGCGAGCTGATCGGCCAACCGTTTGCCGGGCCCGCCTACTTCCACCCGCGCCCGTCCGCCGCAGGGAGCGGCTACGACGGCGGCGCGTCCGGCGGCACCAACAAGGGCCCGACGGACCGCAAACTGGCCGACACGCTGATTACGCAGTCGGTCGCGCAAGCCGTCGAGGCGGAGGGTGCGCAGCCCGGCCGCGTGCCTGCCGACATGGCCACGCGCAGCGCGTCAGGGCTGGATCCGCACATCTCGCCCGCCAACGCGGCGCTGCAGGTGGCCCGCGTGGCCCACAGCCGCGGGGTGGACGCGGCGCGCGTTCAGGCGCTCGTAGCGCGGCACACGGAAGGCCGTACGCTCGGCCTCCTGGGCGAGCCGCAGGTGAATGTGCTGCTGCTCAACCTGGCGCTGGATCGGGAGACGGAACGCCCGGCGGCGGCTCCGGCTCCGACCAGGCCCTGA
- the kdpB gene encoding potassium-transporting ATPase subunit KdpB, with the protein MSTPLKDRAELRRAEPPTAPPSAQGRRAKARPLFDGPVVRRAAVDAFAKLGPRHMVRNPVMFVVLIGSVATTLLLLRDVAEGEKIGFTVQIALWLWFTVLFANFAEAMAEGRGKAQADTLRRNRTEAMAKRLVDPADRVRTESVSATALRKGDLILCTPGDVIASDGEVVEGVASVDESAITGESAPVVRESGGDRSAVTGGTRVLSDWLVIRITSNPGETFIDRMIALVEGATRQKTPNEIALAILLSGLTIIFLLAVATLQPFAVYSGGPVPTVVLIALLVCLIPTTIGGLLSAIGIAGMDRMIQHNVIATSGRAVEAAGDVNTLLLDKTGTITLGNRQAAEFIPVAGVTAERLADRAQLASLADETPEGRSIVVLAKEAYGIRGRTLAEGEHALVPFTAQTRMSGIDLDGHCIRKGAGDSVARWVREHGGEVPPELDAAVECISRAGGTPLVVAEKNGGAAQALGVVYLKDVVKGGIRERFERLRAMGIRTIMITGDNPLTAAAIAQEAGVDDFLAEARPEDKMEVIRREQQGGRLVAMTGDGTNDAPALAQADVGVAMNSGTQAAKEAGNMVDLDSNPTKLIEVVEIGKQLLMTRGSLTTFSIANDVAKYFAIIPAMFVATYPELDALNVMRLASPQSAILASVIFNALIIVALIPLALRGVKYRPAPASVILRRNLLVYGLGGLIVPFVGIKLIDVILSVLGLA; encoded by the coding sequence ATGAGCACACCGCTAAAGGACCGCGCGGAGTTACGCAGGGCGGAGCCGCCGACGGCGCCACCCTCTGCCCAGGGCCGGCGCGCGAAGGCCCGGCCGCTCTTCGACGGGCCTGTCGTCCGGCGTGCCGCGGTGGATGCGTTCGCCAAGCTCGGCCCGCGCCACATGGTGCGGAACCCCGTGATGTTCGTCGTACTCATCGGCAGCGTGGCAACCACGCTCCTGCTTCTGCGCGACGTGGCGGAGGGGGAGAAGATCGGATTCACCGTCCAGATCGCGCTGTGGCTGTGGTTCACGGTGCTCTTCGCCAACTTCGCCGAGGCCATGGCAGAGGGGCGCGGCAAGGCCCAGGCGGACACGCTGCGCCGCAACCGCACGGAGGCGATGGCGAAGCGCCTGGTCGACCCGGCTGACCGGGTGCGCACGGAGTCCGTCTCCGCGACGGCGCTGCGCAAAGGCGACCTGATCCTGTGCACGCCGGGCGACGTGATCGCCTCGGACGGCGAGGTGGTGGAGGGCGTGGCGTCGGTGGACGAATCGGCCATCACCGGCGAGAGCGCGCCCGTCGTCCGCGAATCCGGCGGTGATCGCTCGGCCGTGACGGGGGGCACCAGGGTGCTCAGCGACTGGCTGGTGATCCGCATCACCAGCAACCCCGGCGAAACCTTCATCGACCGGATGATCGCGCTGGTGGAAGGCGCCACGCGGCAGAAGACGCCGAACGAGATCGCGCTGGCCATCCTCCTCTCCGGACTGACCATCATCTTCCTCCTGGCCGTGGCCACGCTTCAGCCGTTCGCGGTCTACAGCGGCGGCCCCGTGCCGACGGTCGTCCTCATCGCCCTGCTCGTCTGCCTGATCCCCACGACGATCGGGGGGCTGCTGTCGGCGATCGGCATCGCGGGAATGGACCGGATGATCCAGCACAACGTGATCGCCACCAGCGGCCGCGCGGTAGAGGCGGCGGGCGACGTCAACACGCTGCTGCTGGACAAGACGGGGACGATCACCCTCGGCAATCGGCAGGCGGCGGAGTTCATCCCCGTCGCGGGCGTCACGGCCGAGCGGCTGGCCGACCGCGCGCAGCTCGCCTCGCTCGCCGACGAGACACCGGAGGGGCGGAGCATCGTGGTGCTGGCGAAGGAGGCGTACGGCATCCGTGGCCGCACGCTGGCGGAGGGTGAGCACGCGCTCGTCCCTTTCACGGCGCAAACGCGGATGAGCGGCATCGACCTGGACGGCCACTGCATCCGTAAGGGCGCGGGCGATTCCGTCGCCCGCTGGGTGCGCGAACACGGTGGCGAGGTCCCGCCGGAGCTGGACGCCGCCGTGGAGTGCATCTCCCGCGCGGGCGGCACACCGCTGGTCGTCGCCGAGAAGAACGGCGGGGCCGCGCAGGCGCTCGGCGTGGTCTACCTCAAGGACGTGGTCAAGGGCGGCATCCGCGAGCGCTTCGAGCGGCTCCGTGCCATGGGGATTCGCACCATCATGATTACGGGAGACAACCCGCTCACCGCCGCCGCCATCGCCCAGGAGGCGGGGGTGGACGACTTCCTGGCCGAGGCCAGGCCCGAGGACAAGATGGAGGTCATCCGCCGCGAGCAGCAGGGCGGACGACTGGTGGCCATGACGGGCGACGGGACCAACGACGCGCCGGCGCTGGCGCAGGCCGATGTGGGCGTGGCGATGAACAGCGGCACGCAGGCGGCCAAGGAAGCCGGCAACATGGTGGACCTGGATTCCAACCCCACGAAGCTCATCGAGGTGGTGGAGATCGGAAAGCAGCTGCTGATGACGCGCGGCAGCCTGACGACGTTCAGCATCGCCAACGACGTGGCCAAGTACTTCGCCATCATCCCGGCGATGTTCGTCGCCACGTATCCCGAGCTCGACGCACTGAACGTGATGCGGCTGGCCAGCCCGCAGTCGGCCATCCTGGCCAGTGTGATCTTCAACGCCCTCATCATCGTCGCGCTCATTCCGCTGGCCCTGCGCGGCGTGAAGTATCGTCCGGCGCCCGCGAGCGTGATCCTGCGCCGCAACCTGCTCGTCTACGGCCTGGGCGGACTGATCGTGCCCTTCGTGGGGATCAAGCTGATCGACGTGATCCTGTCCGTGCTCGGACTGGCGTGA
- the kdpF gene encoding K(+)-transporting ATPase subunit F has protein sequence MTAENWSGLVLAAALLAYLTYTLLRPEKF, from the coding sequence ATGACCGCCGAAAATTGGAGTGGACTGGTGCTGGCGGCCGCGCTTCTCGCCTACCTGACGTACACGCTGCTGAGACCGGAGAAGTTCTGA
- a CDS encoding response regulator: MSDSTILVIDDEPQIRRVVRRALEDDTVRVIEAATGKEGLDQAASERPDLVVLDLGLPDVPGISICTELRRWTSAPIVVLSARHSEAEKVRMLDAGADDYITKPFGTAELQARVRAQLRRARSVPRPGGAGAVEADGLTIDLGRRVLSRAGEEIHLTPTEWDLLRAFIAHAGGTMTHDQLFRAVWGRSGGDAQAYLRVHVANLRRKVEQDPIRPRLIITEPGVGYRFRALD; encoded by the coding sequence ATGAGTGATTCCACGATCCTGGTCATCGACGACGAGCCGCAGATTCGCCGGGTGGTCCGGCGCGCGCTGGAGGACGACACCGTCCGCGTAATCGAGGCGGCGACGGGGAAGGAGGGGCTGGACCAGGCGGCCTCCGAGCGCCCGGACCTGGTGGTGCTCGACCTCGGTCTGCCCGATGTGCCCGGGATCAGCATATGCACCGAACTCCGGCGGTGGACGTCGGCACCCATCGTCGTGCTCTCCGCGCGCCACTCGGAGGCGGAGAAGGTGCGGATGCTGGATGCGGGCGCGGACGACTACATCACGAAGCCGTTCGGTACGGCAGAGCTGCAGGCACGGGTGCGCGCGCAGCTGCGGCGTGCGCGAAGCGTGCCTCGTCCCGGCGGCGCCGGGGCGGTCGAGGCGGATGGGCTTACGATCGACCTGGGCCGCCGGGTGCTCTCGCGAGCCGGGGAAGAGATCCACCTCACCCCCACGGAGTGGGACCTCCTGCGGGCCTTCATCGCCCACGCGGGCGGAACGATGACGCACGACCAGCTCTTTCGCGCCGTGTGGGGTCGCTCCGGTGGCGACGCGCAGGCGTATCTGAGGGTGCACGTGGCTAACCTGCGGCGCAAGGTGGAGCAGGACCCCATCCGCCCGCGGCTGATCATCACGGAGCCGGGGGTGGGCTACCGCTTCCGGGCGCTGGACTGA
- a CDS encoding potassium transporter Kup produces MVSDHTNTDGEPRGRYLALLSLTALGVVYGDIGTSPLYAVRESFHHTHGIHPTPQNVLGVLSLIVWALVLVISFKYAVFVLRADNRGEGGILALTSLVTPVSAARRSPRWVLIMLGLFGTALLYGDGMITPVISVLSAVEGLEVATPVFKPYIVPITIAILVSIFLIQRHGTERVGKLFGPVTLLWFVLIAVLGVMHIVRAPGVFAAVNPLYGARFFIQNGYSGFLVLGSVFLVVTGGEALYADMGHFGRKPIRLAWYYIALPALLLNYFGQGALLIRDPAAVENPFYHMVPEWALYPVVVIATMAAVIASQALITGAYSLTMQAVQLGYMPRVEIRHTSGRERGQIYIPSVNWLLMISCIGLTLGFQRSSNVAAAYGVAVTTTMVVTTLLLFTVERERWRWPLWATLLFTGFFLTIDLAFWGANIVKIPHGGWVPLVVGAIIFALMSTWKTGRGILAERLQRGTLPIDLFLKDAGGRTAQRVPGTAVFMYGNRGGTPPALLHSLKHYKVLHETVVLLSVETQEVPHVPEAERVTVEELGHGFYRIVLAYGFMEDPCVPDALATVQADGLDLRPGQTSYFLGRETLIPSTNPGMAPWREHLFAVMSRNARTATSFFGLPPNRVVELGAQIEL; encoded by the coding sequence ATCGTGTCGGACCATACAAATACGGATGGTGAGCCACGCGGGCGGTACCTCGCGCTCCTCTCCCTCACCGCGCTCGGCGTGGTCTACGGCGACATCGGGACCAGCCCCCTTTACGCCGTCCGCGAGTCGTTCCACCACACGCACGGGATCCACCCTACGCCGCAGAACGTCCTTGGCGTGCTGTCGCTGATCGTGTGGGCTCTGGTGCTGGTGATCTCCTTCAAATACGCCGTGTTCGTGCTTCGCGCGGACAATCGCGGGGAGGGTGGCATCCTGGCGCTCACCTCGCTGGTGACTCCCGTATCGGCGGCGCGCAGGAGCCCGCGCTGGGTCCTGATCATGCTTGGCCTTTTCGGGACCGCTCTCCTCTACGGTGACGGGATGATCACTCCCGTGATCTCCGTCCTTTCGGCGGTGGAAGGGCTGGAGGTGGCGACGCCCGTCTTCAAGCCGTACATCGTCCCAATTACCATCGCCATCCTGGTCTCCATCTTCCTGATCCAGCGCCACGGGACGGAGCGCGTGGGAAAGCTGTTCGGCCCGGTCACACTGCTTTGGTTCGTCCTGATCGCGGTCCTGGGGGTGATGCACATCGTGCGTGCTCCGGGCGTGTTCGCGGCCGTGAACCCGCTGTACGGCGCGCGCTTCTTCATCCAGAACGGCTACAGCGGGTTCCTGGTGCTGGGCTCGGTCTTCCTGGTGGTGACGGGCGGCGAGGCGCTGTACGCCGACATGGGGCACTTCGGCAGAAAGCCGATCCGGCTGGCGTGGTACTACATCGCGCTTCCCGCTCTGCTGCTGAACTACTTTGGCCAGGGCGCGCTGCTGATCCGCGACCCGGCCGCGGTGGAGAACCCGTTCTACCACATGGTCCCGGAGTGGGCCCTGTATCCCGTGGTCGTGATCGCCACGATGGCGGCGGTGATCGCGTCACAGGCGCTCATCACCGGCGCGTATTCGCTCACGATGCAGGCGGTGCAGCTGGGCTACATGCCAAGGGTGGAGATCCGCCACACCTCGGGGCGCGAGCGCGGGCAGATCTACATCCCGAGCGTCAACTGGCTGCTGATGATCTCCTGCATCGGACTGACGCTCGGCTTTCAGCGCTCCAGCAACGTGGCCGCGGCGTACGGGGTGGCGGTGACGACCACCATGGTCGTGACGACGCTGCTGCTCTTCACCGTGGAGCGCGAGCGCTGGCGGTGGCCGCTATGGGCCACGCTGCTGTTCACGGGCTTCTTCCTCACCATCGACCTGGCGTTCTGGGGCGCGAACATCGTCAAGATCCCGCATGGCGGGTGGGTTCCGCTGGTGGTGGGTGCCATCATCTTCGCCCTGATGTCGACGTGGAAGACGGGGCGCGGGATCTTGGCCGAGCGCCTGCAGCGGGGCACATTGCCGATTGATCTCTTTTTGAAGGACGCGGGCGGGCGCACGGCGCAGCGGGTCCCGGGGACGGCGGTATTCATGTACGGCAACCGCGGCGGCACCCCCCCGGCGCTGCTGCACTCGCTGAAGCACTACAAGGTGCTGCACGAGACGGTCGTCCTGCTGAGCGTGGAGACGCAGGAGGTGCCGCACGTGCCCGAGGCGGAGCGCGTGACGGTGGAGGAGCTGGGACACGGGTTCTACCGCATCGTGCTGGCGTACGGCTTCATGGAGGATCCATGCGTGCCGGACGCGCTGGCCACCGTGCAGGCGGATGGGCTCGACCTGCGTCCCGGACAAACATCGTATTTCCTGGGCCGGGAGACGCTGATCCCGTCGACGAACCCGGGAATGGCACCCTGGCGGGAGCACCTGTTCGCGGTGATGAGCCGGAATGCACGCACGGCCACGTCGTTCTTCGGCCTGCCACCCAACCGCGTGGTGGAGCTGGGTGCGCAGATCGAGCTCTAG